The Pirellulales bacterium genome has a segment encoding these proteins:
- a CDS encoding redoxin family protein: protein MVRKLSLAAGLLGLLAVGAATWWFSRTSDPYEGLVAPLGQPVTADTNLRDIYGNERTIGDFAGNKAVVVCFLSTGCPLVKKLMPELKQLEAATRPQGAQFLAVYPNQGETINDIAAHAADYDVPFAVLKDYGQGLADALGAKRTPEFCVLDAKGVLVYRGWLSDRVRVNGLKIKADRNDLAEAIGEVLHGKKVTVPKTEADGCLIDRDEPRAIDFPVTFADHVAPILQEHCEVCHRAGSMGPFSLSNYDDARDVGAMIKEVAVQRRMPPWHADARYGVWQNDRRLTEEQITLLAAWFDAGMPSGDLSQFQPKHWSSEWAFEDPDFVVEAEKGFDVPADGVVPYQYIWAPQEVSDAIFTRQRWLVAGDVKPGVPQVVHHLMVYAVDPGAPGPQETYDGCRSIGSYVPGTSALVLPPETAMRVNRGSRICFEMHYTPYGKPAYDQPKVALKFRDTPPEHELQIAVLHTRQIAVPAQAEHYEMHLAAAAPYDSRMLALMPHLHMRGKSFKFELEYPPRDGEVLPHREILLNVPRIDYFWQTIYWFKDPPFIPQRAAIRCTAHWDNSSSLANNPDPNTTVRWGPQSTDEMFVAWLFFVRNLSGSDLSASPSEPTAAVSLQLPPSRAN, encoded by the coding sequence ATGGTGCGCAAACTATCGCTGGCCGCTGGCTTATTGGGCCTCCTCGCCGTCGGAGCCGCCACGTGGTGGTTTTCGCGCACGTCCGATCCTTACGAGGGCCTGGTCGCGCCCCTGGGCCAGCCGGTTACGGCCGATACCAACCTGCGCGACATCTACGGCAACGAGCGGACGATCGGCGATTTTGCCGGCAACAAGGCGGTGGTCGTGTGTTTTCTCAGCACCGGCTGCCCGCTGGTCAAGAAGCTGATGCCGGAACTCAAGCAGCTCGAAGCCGCGACAAGACCGCAGGGAGCCCAGTTTCTGGCCGTCTATCCGAACCAGGGCGAGACGATCAACGACATCGCCGCCCACGCTGCGGATTACGACGTTCCGTTCGCCGTGCTCAAGGACTACGGTCAGGGGCTCGCCGACGCGCTCGGGGCCAAACGCACGCCCGAGTTCTGCGTCCTCGACGCCAAAGGAGTCCTGGTCTACCGCGGCTGGCTCAGCGACCGGGTGCGGGTCAACGGCCTCAAGATCAAGGCCGATCGCAACGACCTGGCCGAAGCCATCGGCGAAGTACTTCACGGCAAAAAGGTCACCGTGCCGAAGACCGAGGCCGACGGCTGCCTGATCGACCGCGATGAACCGCGCGCAATCGATTTCCCCGTGACCTTCGCCGACCACGTGGCGCCCATCCTCCAGGAGCATTGCGAGGTATGCCACCGCGCAGGGAGCATGGGCCCTTTCAGCTTGTCGAACTATGACGACGCGCGCGACGTGGGCGCCATGATCAAGGAGGTGGCCGTTCAGCGCCGGATGCCGCCTTGGCACGCCGATGCCCGCTACGGCGTCTGGCAAAACGATCGGCGGTTGACCGAGGAACAGATCACGCTGTTGGCGGCCTGGTTCGACGCAGGCATGCCTTCGGGCGACCTGAGCCAATTCCAGCCGAAGCACTGGTCGTCGGAATGGGCCTTCGAAGATCCGGACTTCGTCGTCGAAGCCGAAAAAGGCTTCGACGTGCCCGCGGACGGGGTCGTCCCCTATCAATACATCTGGGCTCCCCAGGAAGTGTCCGACGCGATCTTCACCCGCCAGCGCTGGCTCGTGGCGGGCGACGTCAAGCCGGGCGTCCCGCAAGTGGTCCATCATCTGATGGTCTATGCGGTCGATCCGGGAGCGCCGGGACCACAAGAAACCTACGACGGCTGCCGATCGATCGGTTCTTACGTGCCGGGGACCAGCGCTCTGGTGCTGCCGCCCGAGACCGCGATGCGCGTCAACCGCGGTTCGCGCATCTGCTTCGAGATGCACTACACGCCCTACGGCAAGCCGGCCTACGATCAACCGAAGGTCGCGCTCAAGTTTCGCGACACGCCGCCGGAACACGAACTGCAGATCGCCGTGCTACACACAAGGCAGATCGCCGTACCGGCCCAGGCCGAGCATTACGAAATGCACCTCGCGGCCGCGGCACCCTACGACAGTCGCATGTTGGCCCTGATGCCGCACCTGCACATGCGCGGCAAGTCGTTCAAGTTCGAGCTCGAATATCCGCCCCGGGACGGCGAAGTCTTGCCGCATCGCGAGATCCTGCTCAACGTTCCGCGGATCGACTACTTCTGGCAAACCATCTATTGGTTCAAGGACCCGCCGTTCATTCCGCAACGGGCGGCGATCCGATGCACCGCTCACTGGGACAACTCCTCATCGCTGGCCAACAACCCTGACCCCAACACCACCGTCCGCTGGGGACCGCAATCGACCGACGAAATGTTCGTCGCGTGGCTGTTTTTCGTGCGCAATCTGTCAGGATCGGACCTGTCAGCCTCGCCCTCCGAACCTACCGCAGCCGTTTCCTTGCAATTGCCGCCGAGCCGGGCTAACTAA